The Euphorbia lathyris chromosome 3, ddEupLath1.1, whole genome shotgun sequence genome contains a region encoding:
- the LOC136221559 gene encoding protein BIG GRAIN 1-like B codes for MDTIWDNNKSLNQDLRRHSRHYQTERDNNPPSFSSTLLDAIYRSIDESNGQNDDELMFYRETTSKKKGMKTCMIEKWIEEKNTTSVHSVRRKSMADFDRKSSSRRDSRSQPVLLNSSSSSSDSSCGGGFSSSESESIRPKPIRTSVSVQSDRYQTGGEQFGIYRNCAPDVKAKHESKTKSTALKLYGDLKKVKQPISPGGRLATFLNSLFTAGNTKNGKNAKKAKISSSSYDERKFKSEQNSTCSSASSFSRSCLSKTPSSRGKLNNGSKRSVRFYPVSVIVGEDSRPIGHKNVYENHHHHHQETRIAAANSNSNLIHEELKFRVMNESRRVEEVARELLKNYQKKQQDDDDDDGASCASSDLFELDNLSAIGIERYREELPVYETTHLSTNRAIANGLIM; via the coding sequence ATGGATACAATATGGGATAATAATAAATCTCTCAACCAAGATCTTCGCCGACACAGTAGACATTACCAAACAGAAAGAGATAACAATCCTCCTTCTTTTTCCTCCACTCTCCTCGACGCTATTTACCGTTCCATCGACGAATCCAACGGCCAAAACGACGACGAATTGATGTTTTACAGAGAAACGACGTCGAAGAAGAAAGGTATGAAAACATGCATGATCGAGAAATGGATTGAGGAAAAAAATACTACTTCAGTCCATTCCGTTCGGAGAAAATCCATGGCGGATTTTGACAGAAAGAGTAGTAGTCGGAGAGATTCTCGTTCTCAGCCGGTGTTGCTTAATTCAAGCTCGAGTTCCTCCGATTCGAGCTGCGGCGGCGGGTTTTCTTCGTCCGAGTCGGAATCAATTCGGCCGAAGCCTATAAGAACGAGTGTTTCGGTTCAGTCAGACAGATATCAAACAGGTGGAGAGCAATTCGGGATTTATCGAAATTGTGCACCGGATGTAAAGGCGAAACACGAATCGAAGACGAAATCGACGGCGTTAAAGCTTTACGGTGATCTGAAGAAGGTGAAGCAACCGATTTCACCCGGCGGCCGCCTCGCGACGTTTCTTAACTCACTATTCACAGCCGGAAACACGAAGAACGGGAAGAACGCGAAGAAGGCGAAGATTTCATCATCATCATATGATGAGAGGAAATTCAAGTCGGAGCAGAATTCTACTTGTTCTTCAGCATCTTCATTCTCGAGGTCATGCCTGAGCAAAACACCTTCCTCGAGAGGGAAATTGAACAACGGGAGTAAAAGATCGGTGAGGTTTTATCCGGTGAGTGTGATCGTCGGCGAGGATTCGAGGCCAATCGGGCATAAAAATGTGTACGagaatcatcatcatcatcatcaggagacTAGGATTGCTGCGGCGAATTCGAATTCGAATTTAATTCATGAAGAGCTTAAGTTTCGGGTGATGAATGAGAGTCGGCGAGTGGAGGAAGTTGCGAGGGAGCTTTTGAAGAATTATCAGAAGAAACAGCAAGATGATGATGACGATGATGGAGCGAGTTGTGCGAGTTCAGATTTGTTTGAACTTGATAATCTTTCTGCTATTGGGATTGAAAGGTATCGTGAGGAATTACCAGTTTATGAAACAACTCATCTTAGTACTAATCGAGCTATTGCTAATGGCTTAATTATGTAA